A genome region from Perca fluviatilis chromosome 20, GENO_Pfluv_1.0, whole genome shotgun sequence includes the following:
- the LOC120549740 gene encoding SLIT and NTRK-like protein 3 yields MQWVTLTVALGCVCLSRASHTPTPTPTSTHTPLVDNSEEEVDEPCFEPCTCEVKEGVLHVHCDGRSFTNVSQVSQSWVRPFKLNLQRNSLRRLYSNGFQHLGNAVSINLGNNALQDIKVGAFHGLAKLRRLYLHENKLEVFRNDTFAGLEALEYLQADYNVIKRIDSGALRFLYKLRVLILNDNLIPVLPAHLFRSVSLTHLDLRGNRLKSLAYAGTLEYVGRSLMELQLEENPWNCGCEAVQLQQWLGQIPYTAVVGDVTCEYPFHLHGKDLREIPRKELCADLPDKELQAEGGGPSAGSQPQHLPPNSKPNSHPGRVRPTKPSSMVHGSRQNTHPSSTSSSSSSAERKDRERQPRPTKRPRPSRTSPTPRSLMPNQNPPVAGYQTRPPIPIICPLGCTCNLHIIDLGLTVNCKENGFLNVSQLTPRPLNGRKLYLSGNLIQRIYRTDFWNFSSLDLLHLGNNRISYLQDGAFSSLTSLRSLYLNGNNLEMLSPHMFLGLQNLRYLYFEYNEIHEVDPGTFNSMPSLQLLFLNANLLRSLPLGVFSGVNLARLNLRNNHLLQLPMEGVLEHLTGLVQVDLQQNPWECNCEAAPLKRWLEGLSAVVVVGEVVCHSPEKTKGVDLRSLSMELLCPELEPQEDQEHEQQTATSTAVDSGVSLGYPSSGLGPLIPPGKDSIPLSVLVLSLLVLFVSAFFAAAALIAYALRRRDKLPFRRQGEVDLAGIQMECGIFTEQTHHHHHHHHHGLPETPPLPPAEHNHVYDTILPPEAASKGPNPASAPHMCSNPIYKEEQDASVKQRPPQPQQQQTFAASKESEAGYCSAAEKEREWTLEVSSSPINSVTGAIGPLPGLHGNGILCPTVIDSQGPTPKVELVDCLFRLPAPEFRDLPDRYARPPPRYPHPQDSKQDARPDQTLVVTTASSTSGSGNGSQSEQGAGEQRARLRTTPDYMEVLDRSYQF; encoded by the exons CTGCGATGGGCGGAGCTTCACTAATGTCAGCCAG GTGTCACAGTCGTGGGTCCGCCCTTTCAAACTCAACCTCCAGAGGAACTCTCTGAGGCGTCTCTATAGCAACGGGTTTCAGCACCTTGGCAACGCAGTGTCGATAAACCTTGGCAACAATGCACTCCAGGACATCAAAGTGGGAGCTTTCCACGGGTTGGCCAAACTAAGACGCCTGTACCTCCACGAGAACAAGCTGGAGGTCTTCAGAAATGATACCTTCGCTGGCTTAGAGGCTCTGGAATACCTCCAG GCCGACTACAATGTGATCAAACGAATCGACAGCGGTGCTCTGAGGTTTCTCTACAAGCTCCGGGTTCTCATCCTCAACGACAACCTGATCCCTGTCCTGCCCGCTCATCTGTTCAG atctgtgtctctgactcatCTGGACCTGCGGGGAAACCGTCTGAAGAGCCTGGCATATGCTGGGACCCTGGAGTATGTTGGTCGTTCCCTAATGGAGCTACAGCTGGAGGAGAATCCCTGGAACTGTGGCTGTGAGGCAGTGCAGCTACAGCAGTGGCTGGGTCAGATCCCCTACACGGCTGTAGTCGGGGACGTTACCTGCGAATATCCCTTTCATCTTCACGGCAAGGACCTGAGGGAAATTCCACGCAAAGAGCTGTGTGCTGACCTCCCAGACAAAGAGCTACAAGCAGAGGGGGGTGGTCCATCAGCAGGATCACAGCCCCAACATTTGCCCCCAAACTCTAAACCCAACTCCCACCCTGGGCGTGTCAGGCCGACTAAACCCTCCTCCATGGTTCACGGCTCCCGCCAGAACACTCATCCCTCCTCCACTTCGTCGTCCTCTTCCTCAGCGGAGCGTAAAGACAGGGAGAGGCAACCAAGGCCGACTAAAAGGCCTCGGCCGTCCAGAACATCCCCCACACCTCGCAGTCTGATGCCCAACCAGAATCCCCCCGTGGCTGGCTACCAAACACGACCCCCCATCCCCATAATTTGTCCCCTGGGTTGCACTTGCAACCTGCACATCATAGACCTCGGCCTGACCGTCAACTGCAAGGAGAACGGCTTCCTCAACGTGTCCCAGCTCACACCCCGGCCTCTCAATGGCCGCAAGCTGTACCTGAGTGGAAACTTAATCCAGAGGATCTACCGCACAGACTTCTGGAATTTCTCCAGCCTTGACCTGCTTCACCTGGGGAACAACCGGATCTCGTACCTCCAGGACGGGGCTTTCTCCAGCCTCACAAGCCTGAGGAGCCTCTACCTGAATGGGAACAACCTGGAAATGCTCAGTCCCCACATGTTCTTGGGGCTGCAGAACCTGCG gTATCTTTATTTTGAGTACAACGAGATCCATGAGGTAGATCCCGGGACCTTCAACTCCATGCCGTCCCTCCAGCTGTTGTTCCTCAACGCTAACCTGCTGCGGAGCCTCCCTCTTGGTGTTTTTTCTGGAGTTAATCTGGCTCGACTCAATCTACGAAACAACCACCTTCTGCAGCTTCCGATGGAGGGCGTGCTGGAGCACCTTACCGGACTGGTACAG GTGGACCTGCAGCAGAACCCCTGGGAGTGCAACTGTGAAGCAGCTCCACTCAAGCGTTGGCTGGAGGGGCTCAGcgcggtggtggtggtgggagaGGTGGTCTGTCATTCCCCGGAAAAGACCAAAGGAGTAGACCTCCGCTCCCTCTCCATGGAGTTGCTCTGCCCTGAGCTGGAGCCCCAGGAGGACCAGGAGCACGAGCAGCAGACAGCCACCTCCACAGCCGTAGACAGCGGCGTTTCGCTTGGCTACCCCAGCTCAGGGCTGGGCCCCCTGATCCCTCCGGGGAAGGATTCAATCCCTCTGTCGGTGTTAGTGCTCAGCCTGCTGGTGTTGTTTGTGTCTGCATTCTTTGCGGCAGCGGCACTAATCGCCTACGCCCTGAGGAGGAGGGACAAGCTGCCGTTCCGTCGCCAAGGAGAGGTAGACTTGGCGGGCATCCAGATGGAGTGCGGAATCTTCACCGAGCAGAcgcaccaccatcaccaccaccatcaccacggCCTCCCCGAGACGCCGCCCCTGCCTCCGGCCGAACACAACCACGTCTACGACACGATCTTGCCCCCGGAGGCTGCGTCGAAAGGTCCCAACCCCGCTTCCGCCCCACACATGTGTAGCAACCCCATCTACAAAGAGGAGCAGGATGCATCGGTGAAACAGCGGCCGCCgcagccgcagcagcagcagacgtTTGCAGCTTCCAAAGAGAGCGAGGCAGGATACTGCTCTGCagcagagaaggagagggagtgGACTCTGGAAGTGTCCTCATCACCCATCAACTCCGTCACAGGAGCAATTGGGCCGCTCCCCGGCCTCCACGGGAACGGCATCCTCTGCCCCACAGTGATCGACAGCCAGGGACCCACCCCTAAGGTCGAACTGGTGGACTGCCTCTTCAGACTCCCTGCCCCCGAGTTCAGAGACCTGCCAGACAGGTACGCGAGGCCGCCGCCCCGATACCCTCACCCCCAAGACTCCAAACAGGACGCCAGACCCGACCAAACGCTCGTGGTCACCACCGCCAGCTCCACATCCGGCAGTGGTAACGGCAGCCAGAGTGAGCAGGGAGCGGGAGAGCAGAGAGCCAGACTGAGGACCACACCAGACTACATGGAGGTGCTGGACCGGTCTTACCAGTTTTAA